TGTCGGGCAGGAGCTGAGAGCAATGACGTGAGGTCCGGAGTCACCAATTTGTGGGCGAGGAAAAACCAGACAGACGTCGGTGCCAGGTGTCAAAAACAGGGCCTGCTTGCTCATTCTGGCGGGAGCGGGACAAAACGCCGCTGGCCTTCGATCTTGCAACCGCCGATCCCACTGCTCGCGCACCGCGATCGTGCTTGCGTGCCGTAGTCGTCTTTCGTTTGGTCTGATCAGTGTGGCACGTAGTAGCGCGCTACAAGTATACCATCTGTTGGAATGCTTCCGAGTCGCGGCACGCGCTATGAGAGCTTGCACTGTGTACACATAATCAGCACTCCCATGCCCTACACACAACAAACAGTTCTCCACAGCGTTGAATCTGTGAGATGCGGCCCGCTCCCTGCAGCTCTGGCAACGTGCCCACTGGCCTGAAAGCTTTTCTACACCGGAACTAGAAAGAAATAACTTCTCGCATTACGTACCGTGAGCGATTGGCGCAGCACGTCCAAGCCAGCCAGTGCGCTGATGCTGTGCACCTGGTTGAGCAGGCCATAGCAGGAGATGCCGCTGTTCGTGTACATGTCAACTGCATTCGCCGAAAACGCCACCGCAGGGAAGGCCATGTCGTGTGCCACGAAATTGTCGTACAGTGAAAGGCAGAACCGCTCCTCTTGACTGTTGCTACGCCGCCGCTCAGACGCCACCTACGGAAGCAGTACCCCTGGCTTCAAAGATAGACCAGTGAGACCTTTCTGTCCACGTAAAAATCTCAAACTTGGCGTGCACGAATAACCTTCTAGTGGTGGTACCTTGGAAATAGCGTTCAATTCTGAACCTGTGATCCGCGTATTCTGCATTAAAGTTCAATTTAGTCGGGACATTTACTACTGCGCAGTCTTTGGTGTAACAACTGAAGGCTGTAATGCCGATGATACCAGCGATCTGGTACTTGAGAACGCGTAATTATGTGGGGCTATATTTGTTACGGGAATACGTTGTGTGACACCTGCGGTCAAAATGCGTTGCACGTCCACCAATTTAGCTAcgagcggcgctggctaacactcctatgGGTTTGAATCATGCACTCAAACGCTCAAGATGTGGCCGTAAGGATGGCGCCACGGCATAGCATAACAGGTAGGCCACCGGACGCATAATGTGGACACGTGGGTTCGGTTTCCACCTGCGGCATTCACGTTCATTTCTCCTTACGGTATTATTTCgacatttcaaataaacgtaACTAAGAAATCACCCATACTTTCTCTTACTTCGATGTCTGCGCCTTCGAAAGATTGTGGCTGGCAAACATCGAGGCTCTAGGTTCGCCCTACCCATCTTGCTCGAATATATAACGTGTACGACTTCACTGGGAGATCCGCCGGCTATTCACAATTTTATAGGAGGTGGATGTAAGAAATTGACTCGGTCTAAGAAAGGCAGAGTGGTACGCATGCTTATTAGGTGACGTATGAAGTGGCAGAGGGCAAAACACACATATAAGTAGCACATTTGAATTACACTCATTTAAAGTAAAAGTTTGGGTCGGAGTAGCATAATATGGACAGGCAATGGATAGCTGCGGTCAAAACAAAGAATTGATCGACTTTATTACAAGTTACCTTAATAAATTTGGTAAATCGGGCCAGGTAATTTAAGTAGAAAATATGAACACACAACACAGATGGAGGATccagacggatatactgattacaacagTTCTATAGCACTGGATCAGTGAGAGTAACAGAATTTTGTCGTAGTTAACAGGGATAGTAACTGTCATGGCCAGATCACGTGGCAATGCAGAAAGAGGCAGTAATCTATCGACTGTGCCTTAGTCTTAGAAGCAGTTTACGAACGGCCTGACTAAGTGACGACAGATGAACAAGGAAAAGATACCTTAGGGTATGGCTCATAAGCATAAACCCCTAATCTTTTCGAAGACATTAACGCAAGACAGGAATCAGTAGCATCATAATGCCCAAATATTATTGAAAATCAAATAGCAGAGATCGAAAAAGGCATAGACAAGAAAATGGAGAAACTCCGTACAGAGGTGAGGGAATACACAGAACTGGTAGACATCATGCAGCAGGAGAAAGGACAAGCACGGCTAAAAAACTGTTGGAGCGGGAAGAGTAAACCACGTTactggtggaacaaggaaataaagaaagctaTAGAAGAGCGCATGCAGGTGTATATGGATCATCTAGAAGCCAAAAAGTTAGGAGTACACGAAAGAGAGGTGCTCCTCAGCTGGAGCAAGCACCGAGAAATGAAAAGGGTGCCGAGTGAGctcatgcaagaaaaaaaaataagtatacAACGTTGGGTGCATGACAGTTGAAAATGAGACAAAGGCGCATCATAAATATTTGGAACCATGTAATAGTACTAGGTGCAAGAAAATTATATAGAAACCTTTTACtagaataaaacagaagaaaATGGTTCTAACACGGCAGTAGGGCCCGTTGAAGCACTAATGCAGCTAATCAAACCGTTGGGTCGGAAGGGCAAGACACAGCTGAAAAGTGTCATATATCAAGTGATTAAAACCGAGTAAATTCCGGTTAGGTTGCGTGAAAGCCGGACAAACCTTATAAAggcaacgagaagaaagggaaccaaggagcccgatttttttaataagcatatcatgagaagccaacaaacaataacaccaaggacaacataggggaaattacttgtacctaataattgaattaaagaaataataaatgaatgaaaatgaaaattgatgaaaaaacaactgtccgcaggtggggaacgaacccacttcttcgcattacgcgtgcgatgctctgaTGCTCGTGaagcctgcggcagaaaggatgttccacatccgctctatggttttgtgagtggtggcgctggctaacactcccagggttagttctagttgtaaaacataaataccccagaaagtggatgggacaacggttccgcggtagctcaatggtgagagcatcgcaagcgtaatgcggagtcttgggttcgttccccacctgcggacagttgttttttcatccattttcattttcattaatttatcatttctttaactcaattattaagtacaagtagtTTCCAATATGTTATctttggtgttattgtttgttggcttcttcttATGAGGGCAAGTGCGATACGAATAAGTCGAGCTCCGGCACATCAGTTACCGTCACATTGGTGATTTATAAAATTGCAATGAAATCCATTAAATATGAGTTGCCGCATTCGATGGGAAAAATTATATAATTGGGAAGTCTTGAAGGCGTTTAAACCAAGCAGACGCTTAGAGAATGTACTTGTACTAACCCAGTGCATATAGACTTCAATAGCACAGCCTAGACCTCGATGGGTACAGTTTTGTTATATTAACGGGTATACGCATTTTCGCTcacgcgataacagcagcgatagtgcggcacccaagaaacttccggtaaCGGGCCTTATCAATCTACTTTGCCGGATCACAAGCGCACTCCTGCTAATCTATTCACCGccattgcctttcttgctcgctatatttagcggactacgtcattgagccaaaccggaaTCCGTCAAGGgcgtatgtttgtaaacagcggaaAGGTTCATTACGACAGCGTAGGCAGAATATTGCTATGggatgttttttttatatatatcatGATGCCATAAATGGCGATTTTTGGAGGTGTTAGAGGCAAtattgtcatgagtaagacgccggcggcgacataaaagaagaaaaggacgaagtaaacggagcgttctgaacggcgcgagcgcgcgaggcgcgtgacccgaggtatggtcgagggagaaacggcactgagcgagcattatcgacgtggctccgggccaggaaggtcgcatcgccagctccgctctggcgacgggagacttgggggtctggccgagtccgtgacgttggccgtccatggtgtggccgtcgacctcggcaagctcgagtgaggctcctggactggctgcagcctctcacggcaggaccgggcaccccagagaggacccctcttccacggcagaccggcacgttcgatgatccccggaacgccacgtcggcactcgggaaaggagcgagacggaagcagcggccgagcacgtcgctaggcctaacccgtcgcgcttccctgccacgtcagcaacagcgaccgggttacccaggctcccgAGACGAGCGAGTTCAACGACCGACTACAAGGCAGCAACGACTATACGACAGTCGGTGAAGGCAACGACTTTAAGAAAGGtccaacgagatccccgccgggagaagacgagcaacgagcacgaactgagtaaggacgattCATTCTtgtagtaggccagagttgccacaCGTTTGTGTAGGAAACGCCCAGAATCAGTGTGGTCGGAATTAAGGACACGTTTAGTGATTATTAAGGGTTAGGTTGTACATGTGTTAGTATTTTTCCTGCAGCGTGTTTTAGTGTGCCTAAGTTTATGGTTATGAAtttattaggttgtacattttccAGCATTCATTTGTTTAGTGTAGTTTGAGTtcttagtttgaggtttttgggTTCTGTGTGAgattaaaatctgcttgctgtgttgccatgcgtcttccctctccatctctcataacacccgcacgctcccgagatcggtgacaaaaaaaaCATCACAAATATATAGGGAAAATCAAACAGAAATCACATTGGATGGttggaaatgcaaaaaaaaaaataatggaaaTTCACCTAGGAATCAAGCAAGGGGGTTCTTTGGCCCCACAGTTCACGCTTTATTTCAAGCATTGAAGGACGCGTTGAAATCTGTAAATAGGGCTTTGATTCCTATTCCTGCTGTAATGGGCAGATGGTGTAATAGCGAGTCGTATAGGCTGATGTATGCACAAGACAGGGATACTAATGGACAATGCAGGAAAAATAGCGCTacttaaaaaaatcacagccatTACGTTCCGTGAACGTGGCCTATCAGCGGAGCTCTTCTTCAGGAGTACGCACTACACGCAGTCCCCCCATACCAGCGCAGACAACATACTAACTGCGTATTCGGTTCTTTGCACAGGCCAGGAAATGCAGCAGATGGCTTGTTAGCAACCACCTGTCACCCCAAATGATCGACGTGCACTACGGCCATTAGTGTTCCCTCGGAGCAGCCAAACTGAGCAGCTGGCTAAGTAAAGAGCTGGGGTAGCTGTCAAAACGGCATCACGTTCACTCTTCGCGTATGTCAAACCTTACTAATCGCCATCAAATCGTTCTATAGCCACATTCTGTTTCACACCGCAAAACTCAATCTGAAATGTATGTCTAGAAAATCCCTCTAAAATTTCGCATATGCACCCTTGCGTTCAtccaatttactggcgtggtaGCTGCGTCGCTTCGCCGTATTCTCCGCTTCGCGGCACCCGTCTTCCTCTCAAACTCGCTGCTTACGGGCAGCCTGTCGTGCACGATATTTCGCTGCTACTTGCCAcccgtttcctagctttcctGTTGGTGCGCCAGGTGTCAGCACGTGCCTTATCGGTTTGCTCcacctcctcatagagggcggcGTTATGTAGTATTGGATGGCTCCTTAGCTCTCCTCtggctacgccaggtgtcagcacatgccttgcTGGTTTGATTTGTCTCCTCATAGAGAGTGCGGGCGTTTTGAGGCACGGACATCGAAAAATCTATGGGATGGTagacgtatacagctgcgctgtaaaaaattctggggttttccgtgccaaaataCCATTACTTGAAAATACGTGCGAGACTCACGCAACATATCTAGGTCCTAATTTAAGCCTAGAGAGAAATAAAACACGAACCATGACGTGTTCCTAATTACACAGCATGTCaaacccatagtcaagcaatatagtTACTTTAGTGTATTCATAAAGAAAAAGTTATAGCATTAAGTTGTTCAGATAAAATTAAGCGATAACAAAACATATCACACTTTTgggctacaataaatatgagATGGTGGGGAGAAATTTATAAAAGAGTAATAGTGCCAGCGCTAACTTTCCCAAATGCAACTGTGGGCTTACAAGTCAAGAGATGTTGCTGTGGTAGGAAGTTAGAGGTCGATGGCCTTATTGACATGGAGGGCCCACAGTAAAACCACAATCAAGGCAATGCAGGGCGACATTGAATGGCCGTTTTTAGAAGTCAAATAATCGCGGAGAAAAACTAGTTTCGATCCAGAAGGTCGACGTTCTGGCAAATTTACATGGTATACCCATGATTCCCGCACTTGCTGAATCATCGCACTTGAAAATTCTATTGTGTAAATTTTATGGGAATGTTTGCGGTCGCAGCGAAACGCAGTTCTGCACCGGACACTCACCGCCTTGAAAAGCTTGAACGCCTCGTTGCTGGTGCGCGACCAGAAGCCACTGTCGTCCACCACCACCTCGGTAAAGATGTACTCGTCGCACAGTTGCTCATCCAGAGGATACGCCGAACGGAGGACGCCCTGGACGCCTATCGTGCACGCCACGAACGATCGGGCGGAGGGCGCTGCGGCTGCTCGACGGAAACGATAATATGCGTACGTTTCAGATGACAGCATGGAGCGCCGGTTTCAATGACTGTGTTCCAACCCTCGTTGAAAAATGGCCAAGTCGGTTTTATTCATCAAGAGACCCGAGGGACGCATAGCGTCAACTAGCTTAAATAATGAGAAGCCTGCAATGAACAACGAGATACATCGGAAGCCAAGCGGTTCAAAGAAAGCGTAGTGAAACGTCTGCAGGACTGTATAATAGGAATTGTGCATATCCAGGACTCCACAGCTGAAGTGAGAGCACTTCTCACGAACATATTGAACTTCACTTTATACCCTCACGGTATTTGAAATGTAGCCGAAACAGGCCCCGGGGCCAATATTTTAGCATGCATGTTTATACGCCATTACACCACACATTTAAATACGGATAACTTAAGCTAACGTAAAGTCCAAAATAAATTACTCGAAAATATTGTACATGTGCTCCAGAATAAAATGGACTAGAGCTACAGCAGTAACCCAAGTTCCAATCATCGGCCAGGATACTACATAATGCCTTCTTAAGCTACTTCGCGCACTTTCCGGGAGCTGactttatatgtatatatgtctCTAACCGTGTTCCCGTCTACCTGGGTCACTGAGTAGTCCACGGTCGAATGactagcgcatcgggctgctacGCTGACGGAACAGGGTCCGATACCAACTGCCAGAACAACTTCTGCCTCGGCGTACGTGGCAATGTGTACGTACGTGCCGCCCTTCAACGAAGCGCTCTTTAACGCTGGCATGGGTCACTCTAGATGCGAGCCTGGCTATGTATTTCAATGAAACGCTTTGACGCCGAGTGgaaccactgggtatgtgccactccgTTCATGCTCCAATGAACCTTTTAGATGTTATTTTGCGCCACGTGATATGCGCCATTATATGTGCGCCGCTCTTTATCGaacatctttgatgccaacttgggtaactgggaaTGTACCGTGCCCCACTGACAAAAAGTACcctttaaatttatccgatgcttgACGGAATCGAGCTTACGTCAGACAGATTCTTCAAAGGCAGCAACGCGATGCTTTGGTAGGCTGCGTCCCAAATAGAGTGGGCTAGATGCCGATTTTCAGTGatcgtctttcacgccaacgttttAGCGAGCTGGGCCATGAATGAATTGACTATGTGCCACTCTTCACTGGACCTCTCGCCCCttgggtgactgagtatgtgccactgggtgagCGGCAAGCGAGAGAACAATCAGTCCGCGTTCGCACACACCTGCGCCCCGCGCTTCTCGTTTCGGAGGCcatgcgcggacttctcggcagcgccactaggtggcgcagcgtgtccagaaagaaccgcgagagacgacccCGGCTTGCCGCATGACGCATTTCTCAGCGTTCACcaagcaccggcgcgccatgcattttgtAGGTCATGCGCAGGCTTCTCGGCGGTGGCCCTAGATGGCGGCGAGTGTTCTTAGGAAAGCGCGAAAAATGGAATCCCGGCCACattacacgcctcatacataactcgttgcgacggtggcaatgcgttgcgtcgctatattgattcaatgctaaacgcaatACCTTCGACAGTCATCTTGAAATAGGCTCTGCCGAAGTTTCAGGCATGAAATATCACTCCGATCCGGCGATAAAATTTTTAAAAACGCCGAGAGCCAGTGGGTCTTCGAGAGCCAGCTAGTCGGTGCAAACCAATTAGCAAAACTCCACTGAGCTCTAAAGGACACTCCTTAACCAGAACACGAACTATTTGGCCCTTATCTCCTACGACAATTCCGCAATACACCCCTGGCCTTCAGTCCCCAACAGCTGTCGAGCACCTGACCAaagcggtggtcagacctgcaaCGTAGCAGAGGGTGCTAAAGGTCTCTTTATCAGGGCTGGCCACCccttgaaactttttttttcgaatcataatcaaactttatttgtccacaagtgtgtgtgtgtgtgttgtggagCACGAGGGCTCGAGAAAAAGTGGATGTATCCACTTGAGAAGCCTCGAGCCCCCGTTTTACATGGCATACAGCGAGAGCGTGGAAGTAATTATACAGTACTGATATAATACAATACTTATGCTAACACAATATTACAATATTACAATACAAAAAGACACAAGAAGGGAAAAACAGTTAAACTTGAAACTCGTTGAACAGAATCTATACTTTTTGCAAAAGAGAAAGAGCATCAATCCTTGGCGACAAAGAAAGCTTTGATTGCACTGTTCCCAGTTGTCTCTAAATTGATTCCACAGTGATGGAGTTCATTTAACAACTTTGGTAGCGTATGACGAAGCATTTGGTTTGTTAGCATAATGCGTAAAAAAGGTATTTTCCATATATCATCATTGCGTGAATTATATGACCTTGTGAGTGGTGTCAACTCAGAAAATGTCCGAAGTAGTCCGTCTGTATCGTGCTTGTACTTTCTGGCTAGATTTATTGGATACAAATTGTGTACGGACGTAATGTTATATTTGATAAACAGGGCTTTTGTGTACGCAGTTTTTTCCACGCATGCAATATGGCGAAGTGCTTTTTTTGTAATACAAACAGGTGGTTCAGGTTTGTTAACGTTGTTGTGCCCCAGACTAGACAGCAATAATTTAAGTGAGAAAGAAATAGTGCATTATAAATATGAAGCTTGACAGCTGTTGGCAAGCGGAATTTGAATTTCACCAGAATTCCTACTACCTTTGCTACCTGTGTAACAACATGATTTATATGAATGTCCCATGACAGATGCTTTTGAAAAAATACACCAAGTGATTTTACTGAGTCAACAGTCTCTGTACGTGAGTTTCCTAAAGTAAGATTCAAAGTGGGTGCTACAGGTGATTGTCGGGCTGTGAAGATAATAGCTTTTGTTTTGGCTGTGTTGATTTCAAGGGAATTGATTACGCTCCACTTGTGTAAATCGCACAGAGCTATGTTAACGTTATTTTGAAGAGTTTCGTAAGAATTTCTGAGAAAGAAAATAGTTGTATCATCTGCATAGGTTATTTACTTTGCTGCATAATTAATTTGTGAAATGTCATTGATATAGAAGTTAAATAATAGTGGTCCAAGTATGcttccttgaggtacacctgagGTAATTGCCTTGTGCCGAGATAAATTGCCTTGAATACAAACACATTGCATTCTATGTTGCAGGTAAGACGTTATAAGAGCGAGCGGTGTGCCTCTAATTCCGTATAATTCAAGTTTTTTAGTAAGTGTTAAGTGGTTCAGGCGgtcaaatgccttagaaaaatcAATGTATATGCCAGCTATTAGACTTTTTTCATTGAATGcttttaaaattatttctttttgcaTGACAACGGCAAGTTCTGTTGAGCTCACTTTTCTGAATCCAAATTGAGTTGGGCTAATTAAACTGTACTTGTTGGCAAAACCAATTATTCTGGCGTACATTATCTTTTCTAAGCCTTTGGAAAACACGGGCAGTATGGAAATCGGTCTGTAATTTGATAAACTATTTTTTTCACCGCCTTTGAATATTGTAATAACTTTTGCTACTTGCATTTTCTTCGGAAAGACGCCTGTAGAGAGAGCAAGATTATAGATATGCGTAAGCTGTGGCAGTATGATGTCAAGAACATACTTGAGTGGCCTGATTTGAATGATGTCAATATCGCATGTTAAGCTGTTCTTAAGAGATTTATACAcgttatcaatcaatcaatcaaatttttattaattcacaaaaaggttttgcagatagaagtatacagaaggaggtcccatagtaaagactgaattgggacctcctgttcatggttaacataaaagttacaatggcaagaacggtagctgaatgagtacaattgcaaaaatgataaataataatacaGACATAAATGAATAACGATATTAATAGTCAATAGTGTATCGGCAGTAAGTAATATAATAAAACTAGGTAAAACTAACATATAAGTGGAGGGAaaagaaatgggaaaaaaatTAAGGAACAACTTAAGCAACATGTTGACGTACATAAGAATGGCAGGTCTAAAACGAGAGCGGGTTATACAGTACACTATGTCACATACATATCACATGACAAAAAATTTTTCAATTCATGGCAAAACCTATGGGCTTTCTGTAGTtttatgacaaatggtaatgtattccatgatgatatggctgcaaagtgaacggtctgtttgccataattagtacgtactTTGGGTAGAATGAAGTTATTATGAAGCGCGAAACGTGTTGGATTGGTGTTCGTTAGGGATGACATAGGAAATAGCGACAATGTGATCTTGTCATTTAttagtttgaaaagaaaagtggcaaggTTGAACTTGACAAGGGCGGCAACGTCAAGAATGTTATTTTCTTGTAGTAGCTGTTTAGCATTGGCGGTGTGTGGATTCGACGTGATTACTCTAATAGCCTGGTTCTGGATAGTTTGTAAGGGTTTTAGGTGAGTACTGTACGTGTTACCCCAggaggttatgcagtaattaatgtgAGAGTGTACAAACGCGAAATAGAGTGAGAGCAACACAGGTCGTGAAAAGAACGGACGTGACCTAATGAGAATTCGTATTCCatatgataactttttttttatatgagTTATATGGTGATGAAATTTTAGGTTACAGTCAATAATAACACCTAAGTAAGTGCATTCTTCACTTGCTGATAATAAATGGTTACCTATGGAAATGGGCGGAATGCATAGTGATGATTTATTTTGGGATGAGAAGAGaagaaattttgttttagtgggaTTAATGGTAAGTCTATTCATTTTGCACCATCCTAACAAGTTATGAAGATCAGTATTAAGCCTCGTTACTACCGTTGACAGACATTCATCAGAATTAATAATTgttgtgtcatcggcatatagtatACATCTAGAAGACGTGAGGCAATTAGGTAGATCGTTAATATATAGTAAAAAGAGTAACGGGCCCAAAAtggatccttgtggtacacctaaaTTAGTTATTTttggtttagaataagcatcggAAACACTAACAACCTGATATCTGTCTCGTAAGTAGTTGCGCAATAGTAGTAATGGAGGACCTGTTATACCTATTGAATCTAGTTTAACACTAAGAATCTCGTGGTCAATGctgtcaaatgcctttgaaaagtctaCAAATAAAGATCCTGCAAATTTACCGTCATCAATGGCTTTCTTCAGTTGGTCAGTGAGGGATACAAGCGCTAGGTCAGTAGAATACCCGGAACGAAATCCAAACTGGTCAGGTGAAAGAATATTAAATTTGTTTAAGTACTTTATTAATCGCTTTTCGATTATTTTCTCGATGACCTTGCTGAAGAATGGTAAAACACAGATAGGTCTGTAGTTAGATGGTAATGAtcgatcacctttcttaaaaaccGGAGTAACCCTACCACGTTTAAGCTCACGAGGAAAAGTGCCTGTTTTAAACATGAGGTTAATAATTTCAGACAGAACAAATGATATTGATTTGGAAATTAATTTAACGTGACCAGGATGAATGTTATCCAGCCCAGCGCTTGTTATTTTTAAATTGTTAATTACTGATACCACCTCATCAGGAGTGGTTGGAAACATATAAAATGATTGTGCAAGGCGCTTTGGTGAATATAAATACTGTTTAGCTTGAGTAGAGATATTAGGAAAGAAAGAATCGCTGAAAGCATCGGCAATCTTAAGTGGCTCTAAATAAATATTGCCATCGTGGGATATTTTGGCTATGTTATCAGTTCCCTGAATCCTATTCAAAAATGAATTCACTATTTGCCATTTTTTCTTTACATCAGAACCAcatttaagtattttttcttcgtAATATAAGGTTTTCGCTTTTTTAAGCCGAGCAGAAAGTGAGTTGCAGAATTTTTTGTACCGCGCGCGCAGGTTTATATTGAAtggttgtctttttgtttttttataaagGTTTTCTCGTGTGCGCATGGCTTTTAACAGACTATCGGTGAGCCATGGGTTTTGAGGTGCCGCCACTTTCTTTTTGCATTTGCGCATCTGAGAGTGGGAATGATAGTGTG
This region of Dermacentor silvarum isolate Dsil-2018 chromosome 5, BIME_Dsil_1.4, whole genome shotgun sequence genomic DNA includes:
- the LOC125945799 gene encoding uncharacterized protein LOC125945799, giving the protein MLSSETYAYYRFRRAAAAPSARSFVACTIGVQGVLRSAYPLDEQLCDEYIFTEVVVDDSGFWSRTSNEAFKLFKAVASERRRSNSQEERFCLSLYDNFVAHDMAFPAVAFSANAVDMYTNSGISCYGLLNQVHSISALAGLDVLRQSLTLLPDTCLSRFARPIPPPGPPAPLSSQSAFNPVSHGLGFLRSSTVIIATTP